One stretch of Streptomyces sp. 135 DNA includes these proteins:
- a CDS encoding aldehyde dehydrogenase family protein, producing MTRYAAPGTEGAIVDFQSRYDHFIGGEYVAPARGQYFENPSPITGQTFTEIARGTAEDVERALDAAHAAAPAWGRASVAERADVLRKIADRMEANLEQLAVAESWENGKPIRETLAADIPLAIDHFRYFAGVIRAQEGSLSELDEETIAYHFHEPLGVVAQIIPWNFPILMATWKLAPALAAGNAVVLKPAEQTPASIHYWMSLVADLLPPGVVNIVNGFGVEAGKPLASSPRVAKVAFTGETTTGRLIMQYASENIKPVTLELGGKSPNIFFDDVWAANDDFRDKALEGFTMFALNQGEVCTCPSRALVQRGHYSDFLDAAIARTEQIKAGHPLDTDTMIGAQASNDQLEKILSYLDIGQQEGATVLTGGQRIEYDGELAGGYYVQPTIFEGDNRMRIFQEEIFGPVVSVASFNDFDDAIKIANDTLYGLGAGVWTRDLNTAYRAGRAIQAGRVWTNCYHAYPAHAAFGGYKQSGIGRETHKMMLEHYQQTKNLLVSYSPQKLGFF from the coding sequence ATGACCCGTTACGCAGCGCCCGGCACCGAGGGCGCGATCGTCGACTTCCAGTCGCGCTACGACCACTTCATCGGCGGCGAGTACGTGGCTCCCGCGCGTGGGCAGTACTTCGAGAACCCGAGCCCGATCACCGGGCAGACCTTCACGGAGATCGCCCGGGGCACCGCCGAGGACGTCGAGCGTGCCCTCGACGCGGCGCACGCGGCCGCGCCCGCCTGGGGCCGGGCGTCCGTCGCCGAGCGGGCGGACGTCCTGCGGAAGATCGCCGACCGGATGGAGGCCAACCTCGAACAGCTCGCGGTGGCCGAGAGCTGGGAGAACGGCAAGCCGATCCGCGAGACGCTGGCTGCGGACATTCCTCTCGCCATCGACCACTTCCGCTACTTCGCCGGAGTCATCCGCGCGCAGGAGGGGTCGCTGAGCGAACTCGACGAGGAGACCATCGCGTACCACTTCCATGAGCCGCTCGGCGTCGTCGCGCAGATCATCCCGTGGAACTTCCCGATCCTCATGGCGACATGGAAGCTGGCACCGGCGCTGGCCGCCGGAAACGCGGTCGTTCTGAAGCCCGCCGAGCAGACGCCTGCCTCCATCCACTACTGGATGAGCCTGGTCGCCGACCTGCTGCCGCCCGGTGTGGTCAACATCGTCAACGGTTTCGGTGTCGAGGCGGGCAAGCCGTTGGCGTCGAGTCCGCGCGTCGCGAAGGTCGCGTTCACCGGGGAGACCACCACGGGCCGGCTGATCATGCAGTACGCCTCGGAGAACATCAAGCCGGTGACGTTGGAGTTGGGCGGCAAGTCGCCGAACATCTTCTTCGACGACGTGTGGGCCGCCAACGACGACTTCCGCGACAAGGCGCTCGAAGGCTTCACGATGTTCGCGCTCAATCAGGGTGAGGTCTGCACCTGCCCCTCACGGGCACTGGTGCAGCGCGGCCACTACAGCGATTTCCTCGATGCGGCGATCGCCCGCACCGAGCAGATCAAGGCGGGGCATCCGCTCGACACCGACACCATGATCGGCGCGCAGGCCTCCAACGACCAGTTGGAGAAGATCCTGTCCTACCTGGACATCGGTCAGCAGGAGGGGGCCACGGTCCTGACAGGCGGGCAGCGCATCGAGTACGACGGGGAGTTGGCGGGCGGCTACTACGTCCAGCCGACCATCTTCGAGGGCGACAACCGCATGCGGATCTTCCAGGAGGAGATCTTCGGCCCGGTCGTCTCGGTCGCGTCGTTCAACGACTTCGACGACGCCATCAAGATCGCGAACGACACGCTGTACGGGCTGGGGGCCGGGGTCTGGACGCGGGACCTCAACACCGCGTACCGGGCGGGCCGTGCTATCCAGGCGGGCCGTGTCTGGACGAACTGCTACCACGCGTATCCGGCGCACGCGGCGTTCGGTGGTTACAAGCAGTCGGGCATCGGTCGCGAGACGCACAAGATGATGCTGGAGCACTACCAGCAGACGAAGAACCTTCTGGTGTCGTACTCGCCGCAGAAGCTCGGCTTCTTCTAG
- a CDS encoding alpha/beta hydrolase, with protein MFRAAWPDVPTKFIVCEDDRFFPPEFFRGLARARLGIVPDEIGGGHCVALSRSKELADLLVGYRRGKPPTEGDQCMAQRCASTNT; from the coding sequence ATGTTCCGCGCGGCCTGGCCGGACGTGCCCACGAAGTTCATCGTGTGCGAGGACGACCGCTTCTTCCCGCCCGAGTTCTTCCGTGGCCTTGCGCGAGCGCGCCTCGGCATCGTGCCCGACGAGATCGGCGGCGGTCACTGTGTCGCGCTCAGCAGGTCGAAGGAGCTGGCGGACCTGCTGGTGGGATACCGCCGCGGGAAACCGCCAACAGAGGGCGATCAGTGCATGGCACAGCGGTGTGCCAGCACGAACACGTAA
- the cynR gene encoding transcriptional regulator CynR: protein MKPELRHLRYFLAVAEHANFTRAAEELRISQPTLSQQIRQLEKALGVQLLDRTGRTVRLTDAGTAYAHYAQRALRDLAAGERAVLDVQDLSRGRLRLAVTPTFTAYLTGPVISAFHTRHPGISLDVREMTQDRIEADLLADRLDLGIAFAGNHLPGIEATALFTESLSLVVGPHHPDTGAPGPMPVTDLGERHLALLSGDFATRRHIDQHFADHHVQPRIALEANSISALTEIVARTRLATVLPDAITHEHPHLTPIPLTPALPTRTVTLLRRDSTYQSAAARAFTLQTVHWAHARV, encoded by the coding sequence ATGAAGCCGGAACTGCGTCATCTGCGCTACTTTCTCGCCGTCGCCGAGCACGCCAATTTCACCCGCGCCGCCGAAGAGCTGCGGATCTCCCAGCCCACGTTGTCGCAGCAGATCCGACAGCTGGAGAAGGCCCTGGGCGTCCAGCTGCTGGACCGCACCGGCCGCACCGTACGCCTCACCGACGCCGGGACCGCCTACGCCCACTACGCCCAGCGCGCCCTACGGGACCTCGCGGCCGGTGAACGGGCGGTGCTGGATGTCCAGGACCTCTCCCGCGGACGCCTGCGCCTCGCCGTCACCCCCACCTTCACCGCCTACCTCACCGGCCCTGTGATCTCCGCTTTCCACACCCGCCATCCCGGCATCAGCCTGGATGTACGCGAGATGACCCAGGACCGCATCGAAGCCGACCTGCTCGCCGACCGGCTCGATCTCGGCATCGCCTTCGCCGGCAACCACCTCCCGGGCATCGAGGCCACCGCACTGTTCACCGAATCCCTCAGCCTCGTCGTCGGCCCCCACCACCCCGACACCGGCGCACCCGGACCCATGCCGGTCACCGACCTCGGCGAACGCCATCTCGCGCTGCTCAGCGGCGACTTCGCCACCCGACGGCACATCGACCAGCACTTCGCCGACCACCACGTGCAGCCGCGCATCGCACTGGAGGCCAACTCCATCAGCGCCCTCACCGAAATCGTGGCGCGCACCCGGCTCGCCACCGTCCTGCCCGACGCAATCACCCACGAACACCCCCACCTGACGCCCATCCCCCTCACCCCCGCACTCCCTACCCGCACCGTCACGCTCCTGCGCCGCGACAGCACCTACCAAAGCGCCGCAGCCCGCGCCTTCACCCTTCAGACCGTCCACTGGGCACACGCCCGGGTATGA
- a CDS encoding carbonic anhydrase, producing MRHLAQGIDRFQREIFPAKAGLFAHLGTAHQPGTLFISCSDARVVPELITQSDPGELFVIRTAGNLVPAYTPGADGVAASIEYAVAVLGVKDVIVCGHSACGAMTALAEGHDLTGAPAIADWLRHADASQARAIAPSAGEDKVSALVRQNVAAQLTNLATHPSVARAMAEGSVRLHGWVFDIPTGTVEELHDAPQTLAA from the coding sequence ATGCGTCATCTCGCCCAGGGAATCGACCGCTTCCAGCGGGAGATCTTCCCCGCCAAGGCCGGGCTCTTCGCCCACTTGGGCACTGCCCACCAGCCCGGCACGCTGTTCATCAGCTGCTCCGACGCCCGCGTCGTCCCCGAGCTGATCACCCAGTCCGACCCCGGCGAGCTGTTCGTCATCCGCACCGCCGGTAACCTCGTCCCTGCCTACACCCCCGGCGCCGACGGTGTGGCCGCGAGCATCGAGTACGCGGTCGCCGTCCTGGGCGTGAAGGACGTCATCGTCTGTGGGCACTCCGCCTGCGGCGCCATGACCGCCCTCGCCGAGGGCCACGACCTGACCGGCGCCCCGGCCATTGCCGACTGGCTGCGCCACGCGGACGCCTCCCAGGCCCGCGCCATCGCCCCCTCGGCTGGCGAGGACAAGGTCTCAGCCCTGGTACGGCAGAACGTCGCCGCCCAGCTGACGAACCTGGCCACTCACCCCTCAGTGGCCCGCGCCATGGCCGAAGGCAGCGTGCGGCTGCACGGCTGGGTGTTCGACATCCCCACCGGCACCGTCGAGGAACTCCACGACGCGCCCCAGACCCTCGCGGCCTGA
- the cynS gene encoding cyanase, producing the protein MVHAQFDNSARQQLAIASVEAKTRRGLSWQQIADAAGLSVAYVTAAVLGQHALPEKSAKAVAALLGLDDDAVMLLQTIPTRGSIEGGIPTDPTIYRFYEMLQVYGTTLKALVHEQFGDGIISAINFKLDVKKVADPEGGERAVITLDGKYLPTKPF; encoded by the coding sequence ATGGTGCACGCCCAGTTCGACAACAGCGCCCGTCAGCAGCTCGCGATCGCCTCGGTCGAGGCCAAGACCCGCCGTGGCCTCTCCTGGCAGCAGATCGCCGACGCAGCCGGCCTGTCAGTCGCGTACGTCACCGCCGCCGTCCTCGGCCAGCACGCCCTGCCCGAGAAGTCCGCGAAGGCCGTCGCCGCGCTCCTTGGCCTGGACGACGACGCGGTGATGCTGCTGCAGACCATTCCCACCCGCGGCTCCATCGAGGGCGGCATCCCGACCGACCCGACGATCTACCGTTTCTACGAGATGCTCCAGGTCTACGGCACCACCCTCAAGGCCCTGGTCCACGAGCAGTTCGGCGACGGCATCATCTCCGCGATCAACTTCAAGCTCGACGTGAAGAAGGTCGCCGACCCCGAGGGCGGCGAGCGCGCCGTCATCACCCTCGACGGCAAGTACCTGCCCACCAAGCCCTTCTGA
- a CDS encoding nucleoside deaminase, translated as MNFAQRTIDIARQNVAEGGRPFATVIVKDGEILAESPNKVAQTNDPTAHAEILAIREACTKLGTEHLTGTTIYVLAHPCPMCLGSLYYCSPDEVVFLTTRDAYEPHYVDDRKYFGLDTFYSEFAKNWDERRLPMRYEAREDATAVYKFWQQRNGGERRVAGTPTA; from the coding sequence ATGAACTTCGCACAGCGCACCATCGACATCGCCCGACAGAACGTCGCCGAAGGCGGTCGGCCCTTCGCGACCGTCATCGTCAAGGACGGCGAGATCCTCGCCGAGTCCCCCAATAAGGTCGCCCAGACCAACGACCCCACCGCCCACGCCGAGATCCTCGCCATCCGCGAAGCGTGCACGAAGCTGGGCACCGAGCACCTGACCGGCACCACCATCTACGTCCTCGCCCACCCCTGCCCGATGTGCCTGGGCTCGCTCTACTACTGCTCCCCGGACGAGGTCGTCTTTCTCACCACCCGCGACGCTTACGAGCCCCACTACGTGGACGACCGCAAATACTTCGGGCTCGACACCTTCTACAGCGAGTTCGCCAAGAACTGGGACGAGCGCCGCCTTCCGATGCGCTACGAGGCACGCGAGGACGCCACCGCCGTCTACAAGTTCTGGCAGCAGCGCAACGGCGGCGAGCGCCGCGTGGCCGGCACCCCCACCGCCTGA
- a CDS encoding NAD(P)-dependent oxidoreductase has translation MSGDERIAACPDQGVDEADWGRRAVGLGTVVITGAAGNIGSVVRRALRSEAGRLVLLDRTVLQVEAANEVVHTVDLRDAASVEAALAGADAVLHLGGLPDEAPLEQLLDANVLGTHHVLEAARRSAIPRVVLASSNRVTGFYPTGHRTGPQEPVRPDGLYGVSKAAIEALGRLYADKFGVSVICLRIGSFEEVPTESRHLATWLSPRDAVGFCRAALTAPFSTRFATVYAVSANTRRFWELPAESELAYTPVDNAEKHASHITDADIPAGSEAPQGGPYALPEFTLKHLQP, from the coding sequence ATGTCCGGCGATGAGAGGATCGCCGCCTGCCCGGATCAGGGCGTTGATGAGGCGGACTGGGGGAGGCGCGCAGTGGGGCTGGGAACAGTGGTCATCACCGGGGCAGCGGGGAACATCGGCTCGGTCGTACGCCGGGCATTGCGCAGCGAGGCTGGCCGCCTCGTCTTGCTCGACCGCACTGTCCTCCAGGTCGAAGCCGCGAATGAGGTGGTCCACACCGTCGACCTTCGGGACGCGGCCTCCGTCGAGGCCGCGCTCGCGGGGGCGGACGCCGTGCTCCATCTGGGCGGCCTGCCGGACGAGGCACCGCTTGAGCAACTCCTGGACGCCAACGTGCTGGGCACCCACCATGTCCTGGAAGCGGCCCGCCGCTCGGCGATTCCGCGGGTCGTGCTGGCCAGCAGCAACCGCGTGACCGGGTTCTATCCCACGGGCCATCGCACCGGCCCGCAGGAGCCGGTGCGCCCCGACGGCCTGTACGGGGTGAGCAAGGCGGCTATCGAGGCCCTGGGGCGGCTGTACGCGGACAAGTTCGGCGTTTCCGTGATCTGCCTGCGTATCGGTAGCTTCGAGGAAGTGCCCACCGAGTCACGCCACCTGGCGACTTGGCTCAGCCCGCGCGATGCCGTCGGCTTCTGCCGCGCCGCGCTTACCGCACCTTTCTCCACTCGCTTTGCCACGGTCTACGCCGTTTCTGCCAACACCCGCCGCTTCTGGGAACTCCCCGCGGAATCCGAACTGGCCTACACACCGGTCGACAACGCCGAAAAACATGCGTCGCATATCACCGACGCCGACATCCCTGCCGGTTCCGAAGCTCCGCAAGGCGGCCCGTACGCCCTGCCCGAGTTCACGTTGAAACACCTCCAGCCCTGA
- a CDS encoding SDR family oxidoreductase, which translates to MTGGRVVVVTGGGTGIGAATARLLRAAGHDVVIAGRRPQPLQQVAAETGALAHPADVADPEAVRELVATTVKAYGRLDGIVLNAGIGRGGAVGDTEVEDWEELIRTNLTGPFLLLRAALPHLLESRGAVVAVASVAALRNSAGNAAYATSKAALLHLCRSLAVDYGPQGLRANTVCPGWVRTEMADQRMERFAAEAGLAGGAEAAYEEANRLNPAGRPGDPKEVAEAIDWLLSPAASYVNGAVLTVDGGVTTVGVGGAAFDYRIEARTPHL; encoded by the coding sequence ATGACTGGTGGGCGGGTTGTTGTCGTCACTGGCGGCGGGACGGGCATCGGTGCCGCGACGGCCCGGTTGCTGCGGGCCGCCGGACACGATGTCGTGATCGCCGGCAGAAGACCGCAGCCGCTGCAGCAAGTCGCTGCCGAGACCGGAGCGCTGGCCCACCCTGCCGACGTCGCGGATCCCGAGGCCGTGCGCGAACTCGTCGCGACGACGGTGAAGGCCTACGGGAGACTCGACGGCATAGTGCTCAACGCCGGAATCGGGCGAGGCGGCGCGGTCGGCGACACCGAGGTCGAGGACTGGGAAGAGCTGATACGGACCAACCTCACCGGCCCGTTCCTCCTGCTCCGTGCCGCGCTACCGCATCTGCTGGAGAGCCGCGGCGCGGTGGTGGCGGTCGCCTCGGTCGCCGCGCTCCGCAACAGCGCCGGTAACGCCGCCTACGCGACGTCCAAGGCGGCCTTGCTCCACCTGTGCCGTTCCCTGGCCGTCGACTACGGGCCGCAGGGGCTGCGGGCCAACACGGTGTGCCCGGGCTGGGTGCGTACGGAGATGGCCGACCAGCGGATGGAACGGTTCGCGGCGGAGGCGGGGCTGGCGGGCGGTGCCGAGGCGGCATACGAGGAGGCGAACCGGCTGAACCCCGCCGGGCGGCCGGGTGATCCCAAGGAGGTCGCCGAAGCGATCGACTGGCTGCTGTCACCCGCCGCGTCCTACGTCAACGGGGCTGTCCTCACCGTCGACGGCGGCGTGACCACGGTCGGAGTCGGTGGCGCCGCCTTCGACTACCGGATCGAGGCACGCACCCCGCACCTGTGA
- a CDS encoding non-ribosomal peptide synthetase — protein sequence MTESTTTPKATHPTGAPMGNRQTERISLLQEQIWIAEQLAPGRSVYGIPVVIRLRGPLDTELAARCVTEIVRRHEVLRSRVGEENGELYLVTDPPQPFELPVFDFRSRPDEWRAFVETAAREPFDLVHGPLLRAAALRLEDDAYAFFLNMHHIVADGWSLRLFWTEFAALYTAWHAGHEPDLPHLTLQYRDFAAEQRRLTEDGGYGDALDAWARELNGATTTLALPVDHSAGASREYRGGEFTTVVPEQLRADAYDCAKRLGVTPFAMLGGVWGVLLARYTRQDDLLIGTPLAGRVRPEYQTLIGLFANTMPLRLRLDADMSFASLVRELQLSTFDALSSQDVPFTELVERVDSNRTSHETPLFQTGYSFEQSTEFEATLPGCAVTELYELSNGGARLRLGLGAVDALGELSLQFEYDRELFDPGTIEAMAESYLALLGEAVSHPEFPLGALRTSTGAEPDRELTGRPVPGDEPATLHALFERRVRQSPDAPAIEREDGTQVSYAQLNSQANRLARHLRQQGLRTGERVALALPQGSSWPSAVLAVLKAGGAYVPVAPDAPGSRKAHVLAETAPRLVLTVMDLAEDFAGAHPVLALDDPAVVSSIETQTGEDLEDIAVPGRQVAYVPFTSGSTGVPKGTLVTHVNLTAFTRAAVDTFELGPEDRMLQLAAMTFDVHVEEFFPTWLAGGCVVFFDGVLGRTSPEKLLHLLGEREITICELPTAYWIEVVRLIDPAVVSIPQTLRRVLVGGERAPIDVYQRWLDFGIPLTNVYGLTETAVTSTTYQPGADFDREALPIGRPMPHAAVYVLDALLAPVGRGVPGEIYLAGPGVSDGLLNRPEQTAERFLADPFAAEPGARMYRTGDQGRWTTEGDLEFLGRVDRQLKLRGHRVELAEIESVLDGHPDVARSLVVPRRTEADPATELELIAFLIGAYADEATVAAYVRTQLPPHLVPAHISVVERFPLTSHGKVDQAALLALQSRERVVPEEAQGSELEVKIAKIYCEVLKVPTIDLRTDIFALGFHSLAALRLVSRLKSVFTVQVPIAEFFVDSSVTNAARLIVAAGADQPVG from the coding sequence ATGACCGAGTCAACCACCACTCCGAAGGCCACGCACCCGACCGGAGCACCCATGGGCAACCGACAGACCGAGAGGATCTCCCTCCTGCAGGAGCAGATCTGGATTGCCGAACAACTCGCCCCGGGCCGCAGCGTTTACGGAATACCCGTCGTGATCCGACTGCGTGGCCCGTTGGACACGGAACTCGCGGCGCGCTGCGTGACCGAGATCGTGCGCCGGCATGAGGTGCTGCGCTCCCGGGTGGGCGAGGAAAACGGTGAACTGTACCTCGTCACAGATCCGCCGCAGCCCTTCGAGCTGCCTGTGTTCGACTTTCGCTCCCGGCCCGACGAGTGGCGTGCGTTCGTCGAGACCGCCGCTCGCGAACCCTTCGACCTGGTGCACGGCCCGCTGCTGCGGGCTGCTGCGCTACGTCTTGAGGATGACGCCTACGCGTTTTTCCTCAACATGCACCACATCGTTGCGGATGGCTGGTCGCTGCGTCTGTTCTGGACCGAGTTCGCCGCGCTCTACACCGCATGGCACGCGGGCCATGAGCCCGATCTGCCTCACCTCACCCTGCAGTACCGCGACTTCGCGGCCGAACAGCGGCGCCTCACCGAGGACGGCGGGTACGGCGACGCGCTCGACGCGTGGGCTCGGGAACTGAACGGTGCGACGACGACCCTTGCGCTGCCGGTCGATCACAGTGCAGGAGCGTCCCGGGAGTATCGGGGGGGCGAGTTCACGACAGTGGTGCCAGAGCAGCTCCGGGCCGATGCCTACGACTGCGCCAAGCGGCTCGGGGTCACGCCGTTCGCGATGCTCGGCGGTGTCTGGGGCGTGCTGCTGGCCCGCTACACCCGTCAGGACGACCTGCTGATCGGAACGCCTCTGGCCGGCCGGGTCCGGCCCGAGTACCAGACGCTCATCGGGCTGTTCGCCAACACCATGCCGTTGCGACTGCGGCTGGACGCGGACATGTCCTTCGCCTCGCTGGTCCGCGAACTCCAGCTGAGCACTTTCGACGCGCTCTCCTCGCAAGACGTGCCTTTCACCGAGCTTGTCGAACGGGTCGACTCCAACCGCACCTCGCATGAGACCCCGCTCTTCCAGACGGGGTACTCCTTCGAGCAGTCCACGGAGTTCGAGGCCACGCTGCCGGGCTGCGCGGTGACGGAGTTGTACGAGTTGTCCAATGGCGGGGCCCGGCTCCGTCTCGGTCTCGGCGCTGTGGACGCGCTGGGGGAGCTGAGTCTTCAGTTCGAATACGACAGGGAGCTGTTCGACCCGGGCACCATCGAGGCAATGGCCGAGAGCTACCTGGCGCTGCTCGGCGAGGCCGTGTCCCATCCCGAGTTCCCGCTGGGAGCGCTTCGCACGTCGACCGGCGCCGAGCCCGATCGGGAGCTCACCGGTCGGCCCGTGCCGGGGGACGAGCCGGCTACCCTGCACGCGCTGTTCGAGCGACGGGTCCGACAGAGCCCGGATGCGCCGGCGATCGAGCGTGAAGACGGTACTCAGGTCAGTTACGCACAGCTCAACAGCCAGGCCAACCGGCTCGCGCGGCATCTGCGTCAGCAAGGTCTTCGCACGGGCGAGCGAGTGGCGCTCGCCTTGCCCCAAGGCTCCTCCTGGCCGTCCGCCGTGCTCGCCGTGCTGAAGGCGGGCGGGGCCTACGTCCCTGTGGCTCCGGACGCGCCCGGCAGCCGCAAGGCCCACGTCCTCGCCGAGACCGCGCCCCGTTTGGTGCTCACGGTCATGGACCTCGCCGAGGACTTTGCCGGGGCGCACCCTGTGCTCGCCCTCGACGATCCGGCGGTTGTTTCCTCGATCGAGACCCAGACCGGTGAAGATCTCGAGGACATCGCTGTGCCAGGCCGTCAGGTCGCGTACGTCCCGTTCACCTCCGGCTCGACGGGAGTGCCCAAGGGCACCCTCGTCACCCATGTCAACCTGACTGCGTTCACTCGTGCCGCGGTGGACACATTCGAATTGGGCCCGGAAGACAGGATGCTGCAGCTCGCCGCGATGACCTTCGACGTACATGTCGAGGAGTTCTTCCCCACCTGGCTGGCCGGTGGCTGCGTCGTCTTCTTCGATGGCGTGCTCGGCCGGACCAGCCCGGAGAAACTGCTGCACCTCCTCGGAGAGCGCGAGATCACCATATGTGAGCTCCCCACCGCCTACTGGATCGAAGTAGTGCGCCTGATCGACCCTGCTGTTGTCTCCATTCCACAAACCTTGCGGCGAGTGCTGGTCGGCGGCGAACGCGCGCCGATCGACGTCTACCAGCGCTGGTTGGACTTCGGGATTCCGCTCACCAACGTCTATGGGCTCACCGAAACGGCGGTGACCAGCACGACCTACCAGCCTGGTGCTGACTTCGACCGCGAGGCGCTGCCGATCGGACGCCCCATGCCGCACGCCGCCGTCTACGTGCTCGACGCTTTGCTCGCACCGGTTGGACGCGGCGTGCCAGGGGAGATCTACCTGGCCGGCCCCGGCGTCAGTGACGGCTTGCTCAACCGGCCCGAGCAGACCGCCGAGCGCTTCTTGGCGGACCCCTTCGCGGCCGAGCCGGGCGCACGTATGTATCGCACCGGCGACCAAGGCCGCTGGACCACCGAAGGTGACCTGGAATTCCTCGGCCGCGTGGACCGCCAGCTCAAACTGCGCGGCCATCGGGTCGAGCTCGCCGAGATCGAATCGGTACTCGACGGCCATCCGGACGTGGCGCGGAGCCTGGTCGTGCCTCGGCGCACCGAGGCTGATCCGGCGACCGAGCTTGAGCTGATCGCGTTCCTGATCGGTGCGTACGCCGATGAGGCAACAGTCGCGGCGTACGTTCGTACCCAGCTTCCCCCACACCTGGTTCCGGCTCACATCTCCGTAGTCGAACGGTTTCCGCTCACCTCGCACGGCAAGGTCGACCAAGCAGCCTTGCTCGCGCTACAGAGCCGCGAGCGTGTCGTCCCCGAGGAAGCGCAGGGCAGCGAGCTCGAAGTCAAGATTGCGAAGATTTACTGTGAGGTACTCAAAGTACCGACGATCGACCTGCGGACGGACATCTTCGCGCTGGGTTTCCACTCTCTGGCCGCGCTGCGGCTCGTTTCCCGCCTCAAGAGCGTGTTCACGGTGCAAGTCCCGATTGCCGAGTTCTTCGTGGACTCCTCAGTCACCAACGCCGCCCGACTGATCGTGGCGGCGGGGGCCGACCAACCAGTCGGCTGA
- a CDS encoding NAD(P)-dependent oxidoreductase, with protein MIWTGEQPSVLAAALERAPSVRWVQLASSGVESYLPLMDRRIRWSRAVGVQSELVAEHALMLALTALRQGTASVRAGAWLPRPAIGLTNAEVLVVGGGGVARALLALLRPFRVRPKVVCRSGAPMAGVEVGTPDRIDEWLPEARVVFLAAPLTADTAGLIDAVRLRSMRRDACLVNVARGGLVITDDLVRALISGWIAGAGLDVTDPEPLPPEHPLWSLPTCVITAHCAGDLDHALGPFVDLVRRNIRRLANGLEPIGLVDPELGY; from the coding sequence TTGATCTGGACCGGCGAGCAGCCCTCGGTGCTGGCGGCCGCACTGGAGCGCGCGCCGTCGGTGCGCTGGGTTCAGCTGGCGAGCAGCGGCGTCGAAAGCTACCTGCCGCTCATGGATCGGCGGATCCGCTGGAGCCGGGCCGTGGGTGTCCAGTCCGAGCTGGTGGCTGAACACGCCCTCATGCTCGCGCTGACCGCGCTGCGTCAGGGCACTGCCTCCGTGAGGGCCGGTGCCTGGCTGCCGCGCCCCGCCATCGGGCTGACGAACGCCGAGGTCCTTGTGGTGGGCGGCGGCGGGGTTGCCCGGGCACTGCTCGCACTGCTGCGCCCGTTCAGGGTCCGCCCCAAGGTGGTGTGCCGCAGCGGCGCCCCGATGGCGGGCGTCGAGGTCGGCACGCCCGATCGCATCGACGAATGGCTGCCCGAGGCCCGTGTGGTCTTCCTCGCGGCGCCGCTGACCGCGGACACGGCCGGGCTGATCGACGCAGTCAGACTCAGGTCCATGCGTCGGGACGCGTGCCTGGTGAACGTGGCGCGCGGCGGGCTCGTCATCACAGATGACCTCGTTCGTGCGCTGATCTCCGGGTGGATCGCCGGCGCCGGCCTGGACGTCACCGACCCCGAGCCGCTTCCTCCGGAGCACCCGCTGTGGTCCCTTCCCACCTGCGTGATCACCGCGCACTGCGCCGGCGATCTGGACCACGCACTCGGACCCTTCGTCGACCTGGTCCGGCGCAACATTCGTCGACTGGCGAACGGCCTCGAGCCGATCGGCCTGGTCGACCCGGAACTCGGTTACTAG